The following proteins are encoded in a genomic region of Lemur catta isolate mLemCat1 chromosome 10, mLemCat1.pri, whole genome shotgun sequence:
- the IER5L gene encoding immediate early response gene 5-like protein, which yields MECALDAQSLISISLRKIHSSRTQRGGIKLHKNLLVSYVLRNARQLYLSERYAELYRRQQQQQQQQQQQPPHHQHQHLAYAAPGMPASAADFGPLQLGGGGDAEAREPAARHQLHQLHQLHQLHLQQQLHQHQHPAPRGCAAAAAAAGAPAGGAGALSELPGCAALQPPHGAPHRGQPLEPLQPGPAPLPLPLPPPAPAALCLRDPRASAACSAPSAPPGATAPAAAASPPASPAPASSPGFYRGAYPAPSDFGVHCSSQTTVLDLDTHVVTTVENGYLHQDCCASAHCPCCGQGAPGLGLASTAGCKRKYYPGQEEEDEDEEDAGDLGAEPPGGAPFAPCKRARFEDFCPDSSPDASNISNLISIFGSGFSGLVSRQPDSSEQPPPLNGQLCAKQALASLGAWTRAIVAF from the coding sequence ATGGAGTGCGCCCTGGACGCCCAGAGCCTGATCAGCATCTCCCTGCGCAAGATCCACAGCTCCCGGACCCAGCGCGGCGGCATCAAGCTGCACAAGAACCTCCTGGTGTCCTACGTGCTCCGCAACGCGCGCCAGCTCTACCTGAGCGAGCGCTACGCTGAGCTCTACCggcgccagcagcagcagcagcagcagcaacagcagcagccgccccaccaccagcaccagcacctcGCGTACGCGGCACCGGGCATGCCGGCCAGCGCGGCTGACTTCGGCCCGCTCCAACTTGGCGGCGGCGGGGACGCGGAGGCGCGCGAGCCGGCCGCCCGGCACCAGCTGCACCAGCTCCACCAGCTCCACCAGCTGCACCTCCAGCAGCAGCTGCACCAGCACCAGCACCCGGCGCCCAGGGgctgcgcggcggcggcggcggcggccggggcgcccgcgggcggcgcgggggcgCTCTCGGAGCTGCCCGGGTGCGCCGCGCTCCAGCCGCCGCACGGCGCGCCCCACCGCGGGCAGCCCTTGGAGCCGCTGCAGCCGGGTCCTGCGCCGCTGCCGCTGCCTCtgccgccgcccgcgcccgctGCGCTCTGCCTGCGGGACCCTCGCGCCTCGGCTGCCTGCTCCGCGCCCTCCGCGCCCCCAGGAGCCACCGCtccggccgccgccgcctccccgccCGCTTCCCCGGCACCCGCCTCCTCCCCCGGCTTCTACCGGGGTGCGTACCCGGCCCCCTCGGACTTCGGCGTGCACTGCAGCAGCCAGACCACCGTGCTGGACCTGGACACTCACGTGGTGACTACGGTGGAGAACGGCTACTTGCACCAGGACTGCTGCGCCTCCGCCCACTGCCCCTGCTGTGGCCAGGGCGCTCCGGGACTGGGCCTGGCGTCCACTGCCGGCTGCAAGCGCAAGTATTACCctggccaggaggaggaggacgaagaCGAGGAGGACGCGGGCGACCTGGGGGCCGAGCCCCCCGGGGGCGCCCCGTTCGCCCCCTGCAAGCGCGCCCGCTTCGAGGACTTCTGCCCGGACTCGTCCCCGGACGCGTCCAACATCTCAAACTTGATCTCCATCTTTGGCTCGGGCTTCTCCGGGCTGGTGAGCCGACAGCCGGACTCCTCGGAGCAGCCGCCGCCGCTCAACGGGCAGCTGTGCGCCAAGCAGGCGCTCGCCAGCCTCGGCGCCTGGACTCGAGCCATTGTCGCCTTCTAG